Proteins encoded together in one Theileria parva strain Muguga chromosome 3 map unlocalized ctg_530, whole genome shotgun sequence window:
- the CTDSPL gene encoding dullard-like phosphatase domain protein — MEKSTTLIRFNEIYTIPEDSNLNDTEHTARQFNTVTSGTTRYEVGIAKERRETGFTYGTTLVPKVCTVRKKMLVLDLDETLIHSSFEPSNNSFPMQLMQNGVERTIYIGKRPYLSEFLSVVSNFYEIVIFTAGLKSYADPVIDFIDPDGVCKRRLFRDSCKYWNGYYIKDLEILNKPLKDVVTIDNSPCCYCLNPENAIPIETWFNDENDSELCDLVPLLRRLAHTEDVTNIIPSLFNHEIFFTKVTISQIKQL; from the exons ATGGAAAAGAGCACGACTCTGATACgttttaatgaaatttacaCCATACCAGAGGATTCCAACCTTAATGACACTGAACATACAGCACGACAGTTTAACACAGTAACCAGCGGTACAACACGTTATGAAGTGGGAATCGCCAAGGAAAGGAGGGAAACGGGATTTACGTATGGCACGACTTTAGTACCCAAAGTCTGTACAGTAAGA AAAAAAATGCTGGTGTTAGATTTGGATGAAACGCTAATTCACTCCTCATTCGAACCCTCAAACAACTCTTTCCCAATGCAA TTGATGCAGAATGGTGTGGAGAGAACGATTTACATAGGTAAGCGTCCGTACTTGTCTGAGTTTTTATCTGTGGTATCGAATTTTTACGAGATTGTGATTTTTACTGCGGGTTTAAAATCGTACGCGGACCCCGTGATTGACTTCATTGACCCTGACGGGGTGTGTAAGAGAAGATTATTCAGGGACAGTTGTAAGTACTGGAACGGTTACTACATTAAGGATCTTGAGATTCTTAATAAGCCCCTGAAGGACGTGGTTACTATTGATAATTCGCCCTGTTGTTACTGTTTAAATCCGGAAAATGCCATACCCATTGAGACGTGGTTTAACGATGAAAATGACTCAGAATTGTGTGATTTAGTGCCTCTGCTGAGGCGTTTGGCACACACTGAGGATGTCACCAACATAATTCCCTCGCTCTTTAACCATGAAATTTTCTTCACCAAAGTCACAATCTCACAAATCAaacaattgtaa
- the Dnajc8 gene encoding DnaJ domain protein: MSENDAKKTSDDDENGENLEKTVNPSTANDSPNTTENPPDNPPENVENVENPLENVENPLENVENKANDAVDEMLKLFYEEINTLSGKVEYDNKNIKLDSKGLILRLTSQTFSSPYQVLQLKPDATEEDIKQRYHKLSLLVHPDKCKHDKAPQAFQVLKDAYNEIKKVDIREKYKEIYEDARKIVYKRHKIKLDTTQLELYSMGRDVDLKSFEGEIEKECVNILNKQQERREYAENCIKANIQYEKNIQSNLMNLEKEKLQHQVEWDKTRDLRVNSWKSFQSKMVGLAPKGVTVRKEENRDINVNKSIINLQSNRINKRKKIIDTTQLYKQNWK, translated from the exons atgtcAGAAAATGACGCTAAAAAAACATCCgatgatgatgaaaatggtgaaaatttagaaaaaacTGTAAACCCGTCCACAGCAAACGATTCCCCAAATACCACCGAAAATCCACCAGATAATCCACCAGAAAATGTGGAAAATGTGGAAAATCCACTGGAAAATGTGGAAAATCCACTGGAAAATGTGGAAAATAAAGCTAACGACGCTGTGGATGAGATGttaaagttattttacGAGGAGATAAACACGTTGA gcGGCAAGGTCGAGTATGATAATAAGAATATAAAGTTGGATTCCAAGGGTTTAATCCTGAGGCTAACCTCGCAAACGTTCTCAAGTCCCTACCAAGTCCTACAACTTAAACCAGACGCCACCGAAGAAGATATCAAACAACGATACCACAAA TTGAGTTTATTGGTACATCCGGACAAGTGTAAACATGATAAGGCACCGCAGGCTTTTCAAG tattgaAGGACGCGTATAATGAGATAAAGAAGGTGGACATAAGGGAGAAGTACAAGGAAATCTACGAGGATGCCCGGAAAATCGTCTACAAACGGCATAAAATCAAACTCGACACCACTCAACTTG AATTGTATAGTATGGGAAGGGACGTGGATTTGAAGAGTTTTGAGGGCGAGATAGAGAAGGAGTGCGTTAACATCCTGAACAAACAACAGGAACGCAGAGAATACGCCGAAAACTGCATCAAAGCTAATATACAATACGAAAAAAAT attCAGAGTaatttgatgaatttgGAGAAGGAGAAGTTACAGCACCAAGTTGAGTGGGATAAAACCAGAGACCTAAGAGTCAACTCCTGGAAATCATTCCAA AGTAAGATGGTGGGATTGGCGCCAAAAGGAGTGACGGTGAGAAAGGAGGAGAACAGGGACATAAATGTGAATAAGTCAATAATAAATCTACAATCTAATCGCataaataaaagaaaaaaGATTATCGACACCACTCAACTTTACAAACAAAATTGGAAATAG
- a CDS encoding U3 small nucleolar RNA-associated protein 6 family protein: MADRVQKELEDSVPDLHELLAQKLLTFREIKSVISRRRQFEFDILSPDPNLSLISYKNYLKYELELHKFLLSRFHQFKLNHNPNTCGNSTNGHTTHNNNTITPGNIPNTPGNTNTRGNTRNSTENTPGNTNTLGNTRRNTGVNTMRRGMSLKLMLKLHSERHINGIFRRGINRFMGNTELYKLYLSYCKKMKSYKLFERVIVNGISKNPNEESLWLIFASYVLKTKGIRASKNIIQKSLRILPNNLKLLSFLMNLQLKILINHINSGDSVNGSTVEGDSVNRGIVDRGTVENDTVNNDTVEGDLVDRGTGELSKSECLEELEKCWIIFKYGRSNLSESDLKVFKEEITSVIRRIHTQNPQLKSSINKLLHNITTTEGKEY, from the coding sequence AGGATTCTGTCCCGGACCTTCATGAATTATTAGCCCAAAAATTACTCACTTTCCGTGAAATTAAAAGTGTAATTTCCCGTAGACGCCAGTTTGAATTTGACATTCTCAGCCCTGACCCCAATCTCTCCCTCATCTCCTACAAAAATTATCTCAAATATGAACTTGAACTTCATAAATTTCTACTCTCCAGATTTCATCAATTCAAACTAAACCACAACCCTAACACTTGTGGTAACTCTACCAATGGACATACCACccacaataataatactattaccCCCGGAAATATTCCTAATACCCCTGGAAACACTAATACCCGTGGAAACACTCGAAATAGCACCGAGAATACCCCTGGAAATACTAATACCCTTGGAAACACCCGTCGAAACACTGGTGTAAACACTATGAGAAGGGGTATGAGTTTAAAGTTGATGTTAAAACTGCATAGTGAGCGTCATATAAATGGGATATTCCGTCGTGGTATAAACCGTTTCATGGGTAACACTGAgttgtataaattataccTAAGCTATTGTAAGAAGATGAAGTCGTATAAGTTATTTGAAAGGGTAATTGTGAACGGCATTAGCAAGAACCCAAACGAGGAAAGTTTATGGCTAATTTTTGCCTCTTACGTGCTGAAGACCAAGGGGATCAGAGCCTCAAAGAACATTATCCAGAAGTCACTCAGAATCCTTCCAAACAACCTAAAGCTACTCTCCTTCCTCATGAATCTAcaacttaaaattttaatcaacCACATCAACTCTGGTGATTCAGTCAACGGTAGCACAGTTGAGGGTGACTCAGTCAACAGGGGGATAGTTGACAGGGGTACAGTTGAGAATGACACAGTCAACAATGACACAGTTGAGGGAGACTTAGTTGACAGGGGTACAGGAGAATTGAGTAAATCTGAGTGTTTGGAGGAGCTGGAGAAGTGTTGgataatatttaagtatGGACGGAGTAACTTGAGTGAATCAGATTTAAAAGTGTTTAAAGAGGAAATTACTTCAGTTATTCGGAGAATTCACACTCAAAACCCTCAATTGAAAAGTTctataaacaaattattacacaaTATTACTACTACAGAGGGTAAAGAGTACTAG
- the spm2 gene encoding Ubiquitin-conjugating enzyme E2 variant 1, protein MDEVRVPRSFKLIDELERGQKGCVSDGVSFGLERPDDITLTNWSCTILGYPGTNYENRIYCLSVTCDDEYPEKPPKLKFITKIALTGVDSNGNVSPHRLNITVLSEHFSTLKYWKRQLTIESVLVDIRRQMASHFNRRLLQPEEGTTYN, encoded by the exons atgGACGAg gTGAGAGTGCCTCGTAGTTTTAAGCTAATTGACGAGCTTGAAAGGGGCCAGAAGGGCTGCGTAAGCGACGGCGTTTCATTCGGCCTCGAACGACCTGACGACATCACACTCACCAATTGGTCCTGCACAATCCTCGGATACCCCGGG ACGAATTATGAGAATCGGATTTATTGTTTGTCTGTTACGTGTGACGACGAGTACCCGGAGAAGCCGCCAAAGTTAAAATTCATCACCAAAATTGCGCTCACGGGAGTTGACTCCAACGGAAACGTATCTCCACACCGTCTTAACATTACA gTGTTATCGGAACATTTTAGTACGTTGAAATACTGGAAGCGGCAGCTGACGATAGAATCTGTTCTGGTCGATATTCGCAGACAAATGGCAAGCCATTTCAACCGAAGACTACTGCAACCCGAAGAAGGAACCACCTACAactaa
- the POLR2J gene encoding RNA polymerase Rpb3/Rpb11 dimerization domain protein produces MSKQTSLINKPETADMVELAQGLKKVEWIPDTRFPLCGTFIVHLEDHTFGSLIRSKLSKDDRVTFVGYRMPHPLENKLEIRIRTKTDNPFTVILSAITNLRTNLSHLKNLYLTTLKDRT; encoded by the exons atgtcgAAACAAACTTCGCTAATTAATAAGCCGGAAACGGCCGATATGGTCGAACTCGCCCAGGGCCTCAAAAA AGTGGAGTGGATTCCGGATACGCGATTTCCCCTTTGTGGCACTTTTATCGTTCATCTAGAAGATCATACCTTCGGATCACTCATCAGATC aaaattgaGTAAGGATGACAGAGTGACGTTTGTTGGCTATAGAATGCCGCATCCGTTGGAGAATAAGCTTGAGATAAGGATCAGGACTAAAACTGATAACCCGTTCACCGTCATTCTCAGCGCCATCACTAACCTCAGAACTAACCTCTCTCACCTCAAAAATCTCTATCTC ACTACCCTGAAGGATCGCacttaa